In Crassostrea angulata isolate pt1a10 chromosome 4, ASM2561291v2, whole genome shotgun sequence, one genomic interval encodes:
- the LOC128179769 gene encoding serine/threonine-protein phosphatase 6 regulatory ankyrin repeat subunit A-like isoform X2 encodes MTLYASSSLSIVGTVLFFSLLWRELEGYKMLVYPTKACPTNEEEWNDRSTAIKCTTNRTYMCLPNKNFTELLEFCNTYPQFLISKDICLYLDQSNKKLEAYACHSFESGCPNSPYSTSKIFQYQSCLHIENGCFSAEQTCERHIHTKNVPINDNKNLLLVGPIFGLIVPFLVLSMILYYFKMRRKPAIAKKQIFDEERAQLMKKNTPNDRPAIMEDTPFTKAIFNQWEQDDSCFISTQACKEVEKMIESRNLVIVAGHSGSGKSAIIQHIALKYREQGWTLRRVMEVKDIVNELYSSRFQKNKTMCVFNDPLGKESFDEILNSSWQKYEEELKVYLKNAKLLMSCRNHIIFDVRLRRFVVNQSPTIINIDDNKNKLSIDEKRQILTKYTSGMNLSERDCDEIVKVEQYFPLLCKLCSCKKDYKKNVIEFFTEPLTVLKEEILGFRTNDKYKYCALALLVLFNDDLCIKDILETKHTEHKFKHTLKLCGLPVNTQPSVIRNNLNSLMGVFVKATGDKYNFSHDFVMEVTTFVFGNDYPSEIVKYADIDFLRRKVKLGNCDKHDYSFTIYLSDRYIEELGERLFSELFGKHLLDVILNPSLRNKKIIKVLKKKITDHPANLQMLLETKKLALDKQEIDWNSNNLLMSKFHFLNLENEVSPLFALIVFCHTQLSQYGVITLQQQKIDSTRWHLIPAMCCNGSVALFNSVFKDIAEKFFKKTWGVLCPIHIVSGFHNYQLLNELINVGVDVNQKTDDYGGWTPLLFAAGNDTQEYGDYDHTESGAERKYETIQLLLNHGADINLCMKDGTSPLFVACENGDNSIVQLLLRNRAAINLCQINGTSPLYIACQNGHESTVQLLLRYGADINLCQIDQASPLYTACQNGHDNTVQLLLSNGADTNLYKWDGTSPLCTACENGHESTVQLLLSNGADINICMDDGTSPLYIACQKGHDSTVQFLLSNGADINLCKKNGSSPLYIACQNGHDSTVQLLLSNGADINLSMKDKTSPLYTACYVGNESTVQLLLSNGADINLCKKNGTSPLYIACQNGHDSTVQLLLSNKADVNLCKENGTTPFHTACQNGHDSTVQLLLSNGADINLCDEDGASPLYKACENGHDSTVQLLLCNGADINLCDKNGTSPLYLACQNGYVCTVQLLLSNGADINLCDKNGISPLSMACFNGHDSIVLLLLGNGADINSWNEKGASPFCIACENGHDSTVQHLMRYGADINLCMEDGASPLYTACQNRHLRTVQLLLNQGADINLCKKNGDSPLNIACKNGHEFIVQLLLRKGADINLCMEDGTSPLYTACQNRHLRTVQLLLNQGADINLCKKNGDSPLYIACKNGHEFIVQLLLRKGADINLCMEDGTSPLYTACQNGHDSIVHFLLWNGANINLCLQDGTSPLSVACQNGQNSTVQLLLRYGADIN; translated from the exons agGGAACTGGAAGGATATAAGATGTTGGTGTATCCAACAAAGGCGTGTCCCACAAATGAAGAAGAGTGGAATGATAGATCAACTGCTATCAAGTGTACCACGAACCGTACCTACATGTGTTTACCAAACAAAAATTTTACAGAGCTTTTGGAGTTCTGTAACACGTATCCTCAATTTCTGATTTCAAAGG atatctGTTTATATTTGGACCAAAGCAACAAAAAATTAGAGGCATACGCATGCCACAGTTTTGAATCCGGATGTCCTAATTCACCCTATTCCACCTCTAAAATCTTTCAAT aCCAAAGTTGTTTACATATTGAAAATGGTTGTTTTTCTGCTGAGCAAACTTGTGAAAG GCATATCCACACAAAGAATGTTCCTATCAACGACAACAAAAACCTTCTTTTGGTTGGACCAATTTTCGGATTAATTGTTCCTTTCTTGGTTTTAAGCATGATACTTTACTACTTTAAAATGAGAAGAA AACCTGCTATTGCCAAAAAACAAATATTCGACGAAGAACGTGCTcaacttatgaaaaaaaatactcctAATGATAGACCAGCAATTATGGAAG aTACGCCATTCACAAAAGCTATTTTTAACCAATGGGAACAGGACGattcttgttttatttcaacacaGGCGTGTAAAGAAGTAGAGAAAATGATTGAAAGCAGGAACCTGGTTATTGTGGCTGGTCACTCAGGATCCGGAAAGTCAGCCATTATTCAACATATTGCGCTCAAATACAGAGAACAGGGCTGGACCTTAAGACGAGTAATGGAGGTAAAAGACATTGTGAATGAATTATATTCAAGTCGATTTCAAAAGAATAAAACCATGTGTGTTTTCAATGATCCATTAGGAAAAGAATCATTTGATGAAATACTGAATAGTTCATGGCAAAAATATGAGGAAGAATTGAAGGTATACTTAAAAAACGCAAAACTTCTGATGTCCTGTAGAAATCACATTATTTTTGATGTTAGATTGAGACGTTTTGTCGTGAATCAGTCACCTACTATCATAAACATCGAtgataacaaaaacaaattatccATTGATGAAAAACGGcagattttgacaaaatatacaTCCGGAATGAATTTATCCGAAAGAGATTGTGACGAGATCGTTAAAGTAGAACAGTATTTCCCATTACTGTGCAAATTATGTTCTTGCAAAaaagattacaaaaaaaatgtaatagagTTTTTTACAGAACCCTTAACAGTGCTGAAAGAGGAAATTTTAGGGTTCAGAACAAATGACAAGTATAAATATTGTGCTTTGGCTCTCCTTGTCCTCTTTAACGATGATCTTTGCATAAAAGATATTTTAGAAACTAAACACACTGAACACAAATTCAAGCACACGTTAAAACTATGTGGATTGCCAGTGAACACGCAACCATCAGTTATTCGTAACAATCTGAACTCCCTAATGGGGGTTTTTGTCAAAGCAACTGGCGACAAGTATAATTTTTCTCATGATTTTGTGATGGAAGTAACCACCTTTGTTTTTGGAAACGATTATCCCTCAGAAATAGTAAAATACGCTGATATCGACTTCCTTAGAAGAAAAGTAAAATTGGGAAATTGTGATAAACACGACTACTCGTTCACTATTTATCTGAGTGACAGATACATTGAAGAACTTGGAGAAAGACTTTTTTCTGAACTATTTGGAAAACACCTTTTAGATGTCATACTCAATCCCAGTCtaaggaataaaaaaataatcaaagtactgaaaaaaaagattacagATCATCCCGCAAATCTACAAATGTTACTAGAAACCAAAAAACTAGCATTAGATAAACAGGAGATTGATTGGAATTctaataatttattaatgtctaaatttcattttttgaatctaGAAAATGAAGTATCGCCTCTTTTTGCTCTGATTGTATTTTGTCACACACAACTATCACAATACGGTGTAATAActctacaacaacaaaaaatcgaTTCAACCAGATGGCATCTGATTCCTGCTATGTGTTGCAATGGTTCAGTAGCATTGTTTAATAGTGTTTTTAAAGACATTGCggaaaaatttttcaaaaagactTGGGGAGTGCTATGTCCTATTCACATTGTATCGGGGTTCCATAATTATCAACTACTGAATGAGTTGATTAATGTAGGTGTAGATGTCAATCAAAAGACTGATGATTACGGTGGTTGGACGCCCCTTTTGTTTGCAGCTGGTAATGATACCCAGGAATACGGAGACTATGACCATACAGAATCTGGTGCAGAACGAAAATATGAAACTATACAACTTTTACTGAAtcatggagcagacattaatttatgtatgaaGGACGGAACCAGTCCTCTCTTTGTAGCTTGTGAAAACGGTGATAATAGCAtcgtacaacttttactgaggaATAGGGCAgccattaatttatgtcagaTAAACGGAACCAGTCCTCtttatatagcttgtcaaaacggtcATGagagcactgtacaacttttactgagatatggagcagacattaatttatgtcagaTAGACCAAGCAAGTCCTCTCTATAcggcttgtcaaaacggacatgataacactgtacaacttttacttaGCAATGGAGCAGATACTAATCTATATAAATGGGACGGAACCAGTCCTCTCTGTACAGCTTGTGAAAACGGTCATGagagcactgtacaacttttactgagtaatggagcagataTCAATATATGTATGGATGACGgaaccagtcctctctatatagcttgtcaaaaaggacatgatagcactgttcAATTTTTACTGAgcaatggagcagacattaatttatgcaagaaaaatggatccagtcctctctatatagcttgtcaaaacggacatgatagcactgtacaacttttacttagcaatggagcagacattaatttatctATGAAGGACAAAACAAGTCCTCTCTATACAGCTTGTTATGTTGGAAATGAAAGTACTGTGCAACTCTTACTAAGTAATGGGGCAGACATTAACTTATGTAAAAAAAACGgaaccagtcctctctatatagcttgtcaaaacggacatgatagcactgtacaacttttactgagtaataaGGCAGACGTAAATTTGTGTAAAGAAAACGGAACCACACCATTCCATacagcttgtcaaaacggacatgatagcactgttcaacttttactgagtaatggagcagacattaatttatgtgatgaggacggagccagtcctctctataaagcttgtgaaaacggacatgatagcactgtacaacttttactgtgtaatggagcagacattaatttatgtgacaaaaacggaaccagtcctctctatttagcttgtcaaaacggataTGTTTGCACTGttcaacttttactgagtaatggagcagacattaatttatgtgacaAGAACGGAATCAGTCCTCTCAGTATGGCTTGTTttaacggacatgatagcattGTATTACTTTTACTgggtaatggagcagacattaattcgTGGAACGAAAAGGGAGCCAGTCCTTTCTGTATAGCTTGTGAAAACGggcatgatagcactgtacaacatTTAATGAGatatggagcagacattaatttatgcatggaggacggagccagtcctctctatacaGCTTGTCAAAACAGACATTTGAgaactgtacaacttttactgaatCAAGGAGCAGACATAAATTTATGTAAGAAAAATGGAGACAGTCCTCTCAATATAGCTTGTAAAAACGGACATGAATTCATAGTGCAACTTTTACTGAGAaaaggagcagacattaatttatgtatggaggacggaaccagtcctctctatacAGCTTGTCAAAACAGACATTTGAgaactgtacaacttttactgaatCAAGGAGCAGACATAAATTTATGTAAGAAAAATGGAgacagtcctctctatatagcttgtaaAAACGGACATGAATTCATAGTGCAACTTTTACTGAGAaaaggagcagacattaatttatgtatggaggacggaaccagtcctctctatacagcttgtcaaaacggacatgatagcatcGTACATTTTTTACTGTGGAATGgagcaaacattaatttatgtttgcaggacggaaccagtcctctctctgtagcttgtcaaaacggacaaaATAGCAcagtacaacttttactgagatatggagcagacattaattag
- the LOC128179769 gene encoding serine/threonine-protein phosphatase 6 regulatory ankyrin repeat subunit A-like isoform X1, translating to MTLYASSILAIVGTFLFISLLCRELEGYKMLVYPTKACPTNEEEWNDRSTAIKCTTNRTYMCLPNKNFTELLEFCNTYPQFLISKDICLYLDQSNKKLEAYACHSFESGCPNSPYSTSKIFQYQSCLHIENGCFSAEQTCERHIHTKNVPINDNKNLLLVGPIFGLIVPFLVLSMILYYFKMRRKPAIAKKQIFDEERAQLMKKNTPNDRPAIMEDTPFTKAIFNQWEQDDSCFISTQACKEVEKMIESRNLVIVAGHSGSGKSAIIQHIALKYREQGWTLRRVMEVKDIVNELYSSRFQKNKTMCVFNDPLGKESFDEILNSSWQKYEEELKVYLKNAKLLMSCRNHIIFDVRLRRFVVNQSPTIINIDDNKNKLSIDEKRQILTKYTSGMNLSERDCDEIVKVEQYFPLLCKLCSCKKDYKKNVIEFFTEPLTVLKEEILGFRTNDKYKYCALALLVLFNDDLCIKDILETKHTEHKFKHTLKLCGLPVNTQPSVIRNNLNSLMGVFVKATGDKYNFSHDFVMEVTTFVFGNDYPSEIVKYADIDFLRRKVKLGNCDKHDYSFTIYLSDRYIEELGERLFSELFGKHLLDVILNPSLRNKKIIKVLKKKITDHPANLQMLLETKKLALDKQEIDWNSNNLLMSKFHFLNLENEVSPLFALIVFCHTQLSQYGVITLQQQKIDSTRWHLIPAMCCNGSVALFNSVFKDIAEKFFKKTWGVLCPIHIVSGFHNYQLLNELINVGVDVNQKTDDYGGWTPLLFAAGNDTQEYGDYDHTESGAERKYETIQLLLNHGADINLCMKDGTSPLFVACENGDNSIVQLLLRNRAAINLCQINGTSPLYIACQNGHESTVQLLLRYGADINLCQIDQASPLYTACQNGHDNTVQLLLSNGADTNLYKWDGTSPLCTACENGHESTVQLLLSNGADINICMDDGTSPLYIACQKGHDSTVQFLLSNGADINLCKKNGSSPLYIACQNGHDSTVQLLLSNGADINLSMKDKTSPLYTACYVGNESTVQLLLSNGADINLCKKNGTSPLYIACQNGHDSTVQLLLSNKADVNLCKENGTTPFHTACQNGHDSTVQLLLSNGADINLCDEDGASPLYKACENGHDSTVQLLLCNGADINLCDKNGTSPLYLACQNGYVCTVQLLLSNGADINLCDKNGISPLSMACFNGHDSIVLLLLGNGADINSWNEKGASPFCIACENGHDSTVQHLMRYGADINLCMEDGASPLYTACQNRHLRTVQLLLNQGADINLCKKNGDSPLNIACKNGHEFIVQLLLRKGADINLCMEDGTSPLYTACQNRHLRTVQLLLNQGADINLCKKNGDSPLYIACKNGHEFIVQLLLRKGADINLCMEDGTSPLYTACQNGHDSIVHFLLWNGANINLCLQDGTSPLSVACQNGQNSTVQLLLRYGADIN from the exons agGGAACTGGAAGGATATAAGATGTTGGTGTATCCAACAAAGGCGTGTCCCACAAATGAAGAAGAGTGGAATGATAGATCAACTGCTATCAAGTGTACCACGAACCGTACCTACATGTGTTTACCAAACAAAAATTTTACAGAGCTTTTGGAGTTCTGTAACACGTATCCTCAATTTCTGATTTCAAAGG atatctGTTTATATTTGGACCAAAGCAACAAAAAATTAGAGGCATACGCATGCCACAGTTTTGAATCCGGATGTCCTAATTCACCCTATTCCACCTCTAAAATCTTTCAAT aCCAAAGTTGTTTACATATTGAAAATGGTTGTTTTTCTGCTGAGCAAACTTGTGAAAG GCATATCCACACAAAGAATGTTCCTATCAACGACAACAAAAACCTTCTTTTGGTTGGACCAATTTTCGGATTAATTGTTCCTTTCTTGGTTTTAAGCATGATACTTTACTACTTTAAAATGAGAAGAA AACCTGCTATTGCCAAAAAACAAATATTCGACGAAGAACGTGCTcaacttatgaaaaaaaatactcctAATGATAGACCAGCAATTATGGAAG aTACGCCATTCACAAAAGCTATTTTTAACCAATGGGAACAGGACGattcttgttttatttcaacacaGGCGTGTAAAGAAGTAGAGAAAATGATTGAAAGCAGGAACCTGGTTATTGTGGCTGGTCACTCAGGATCCGGAAAGTCAGCCATTATTCAACATATTGCGCTCAAATACAGAGAACAGGGCTGGACCTTAAGACGAGTAATGGAGGTAAAAGACATTGTGAATGAATTATATTCAAGTCGATTTCAAAAGAATAAAACCATGTGTGTTTTCAATGATCCATTAGGAAAAGAATCATTTGATGAAATACTGAATAGTTCATGGCAAAAATATGAGGAAGAATTGAAGGTATACTTAAAAAACGCAAAACTTCTGATGTCCTGTAGAAATCACATTATTTTTGATGTTAGATTGAGACGTTTTGTCGTGAATCAGTCACCTACTATCATAAACATCGAtgataacaaaaacaaattatccATTGATGAAAAACGGcagattttgacaaaatatacaTCCGGAATGAATTTATCCGAAAGAGATTGTGACGAGATCGTTAAAGTAGAACAGTATTTCCCATTACTGTGCAAATTATGTTCTTGCAAAaaagattacaaaaaaaatgtaatagagTTTTTTACAGAACCCTTAACAGTGCTGAAAGAGGAAATTTTAGGGTTCAGAACAAATGACAAGTATAAATATTGTGCTTTGGCTCTCCTTGTCCTCTTTAACGATGATCTTTGCATAAAAGATATTTTAGAAACTAAACACACTGAACACAAATTCAAGCACACGTTAAAACTATGTGGATTGCCAGTGAACACGCAACCATCAGTTATTCGTAACAATCTGAACTCCCTAATGGGGGTTTTTGTCAAAGCAACTGGCGACAAGTATAATTTTTCTCATGATTTTGTGATGGAAGTAACCACCTTTGTTTTTGGAAACGATTATCCCTCAGAAATAGTAAAATACGCTGATATCGACTTCCTTAGAAGAAAAGTAAAATTGGGAAATTGTGATAAACACGACTACTCGTTCACTATTTATCTGAGTGACAGATACATTGAAGAACTTGGAGAAAGACTTTTTTCTGAACTATTTGGAAAACACCTTTTAGATGTCATACTCAATCCCAGTCtaaggaataaaaaaataatcaaagtactgaaaaaaaagattacagATCATCCCGCAAATCTACAAATGTTACTAGAAACCAAAAAACTAGCATTAGATAAACAGGAGATTGATTGGAATTctaataatttattaatgtctaaatttcattttttgaatctaGAAAATGAAGTATCGCCTCTTTTTGCTCTGATTGTATTTTGTCACACACAACTATCACAATACGGTGTAATAActctacaacaacaaaaaatcgaTTCAACCAGATGGCATCTGATTCCTGCTATGTGTTGCAATGGTTCAGTAGCATTGTTTAATAGTGTTTTTAAAGACATTGCggaaaaatttttcaaaaagactTGGGGAGTGCTATGTCCTATTCACATTGTATCGGGGTTCCATAATTATCAACTACTGAATGAGTTGATTAATGTAGGTGTAGATGTCAATCAAAAGACTGATGATTACGGTGGTTGGACGCCCCTTTTGTTTGCAGCTGGTAATGATACCCAGGAATACGGAGACTATGACCATACAGAATCTGGTGCAGAACGAAAATATGAAACTATACAACTTTTACTGAAtcatggagcagacattaatttatgtatgaaGGACGGAACCAGTCCTCTCTTTGTAGCTTGTGAAAACGGTGATAATAGCAtcgtacaacttttactgaggaATAGGGCAgccattaatttatgtcagaTAAACGGAACCAGTCCTCtttatatagcttgtcaaaacggtcATGagagcactgtacaacttttactgagatatggagcagacattaatttatgtcagaTAGACCAAGCAAGTCCTCTCTATAcggcttgtcaaaacggacatgataacactgtacaacttttacttaGCAATGGAGCAGATACTAATCTATATAAATGGGACGGAACCAGTCCTCTCTGTACAGCTTGTGAAAACGGTCATGagagcactgtacaacttttactgagtaatggagcagataTCAATATATGTATGGATGACGgaaccagtcctctctatatagcttgtcaaaaaggacatgatagcactgttcAATTTTTACTGAgcaatggagcagacattaatttatgcaagaaaaatggatccagtcctctctatatagcttgtcaaaacggacatgatagcactgtacaacttttacttagcaatggagcagacattaatttatctATGAAGGACAAAACAAGTCCTCTCTATACAGCTTGTTATGTTGGAAATGAAAGTACTGTGCAACTCTTACTAAGTAATGGGGCAGACATTAACTTATGTAAAAAAAACGgaaccagtcctctctatatagcttgtcaaaacggacatgatagcactgtacaacttttactgagtaataaGGCAGACGTAAATTTGTGTAAAGAAAACGGAACCACACCATTCCATacagcttgtcaaaacggacatgatagcactgttcaacttttactgagtaatggagcagacattaatttatgtgatgaggacggagccagtcctctctataaagcttgtgaaaacggacatgatagcactgtacaacttttactgtgtaatggagcagacattaatttatgtgacaaaaacggaaccagtcctctctatttagcttgtcaaaacggataTGTTTGCACTGttcaacttttactgagtaatggagcagacattaatttatgtgacaAGAACGGAATCAGTCCTCTCAGTATGGCTTGTTttaacggacatgatagcattGTATTACTTTTACTgggtaatggagcagacattaattcgTGGAACGAAAAGGGAGCCAGTCCTTTCTGTATAGCTTGTGAAAACGggcatgatagcactgtacaacatTTAATGAGatatggagcagacattaatttatgcatggaggacggagccagtcctctctatacaGCTTGTCAAAACAGACATTTGAgaactgtacaacttttactgaatCAAGGAGCAGACATAAATTTATGTAAGAAAAATGGAGACAGTCCTCTCAATATAGCTTGTAAAAACGGACATGAATTCATAGTGCAACTTTTACTGAGAaaaggagcagacattaatttatgtatggaggacggaaccagtcctctctatacAGCTTGTCAAAACAGACATTTGAgaactgtacaacttttactgaatCAAGGAGCAGACATAAATTTATGTAAGAAAAATGGAgacagtcctctctatatagcttgtaaAAACGGACATGAATTCATAGTGCAACTTTTACTGAGAaaaggagcagacattaatttatgtatggaggacggaaccagtcctctctatacagcttgtcaaaacggacatgatagcatcGTACATTTTTTACTGTGGAATGgagcaaacattaatttatgtttgcaggacggaaccagtcctctctctgtagcttgtcaaaacggacaaaATAGCAcagtacaacttttactgagatatggagcagacattaattag